A single genomic interval of Streptomyces sp. NBC_00663 harbors:
- a CDS encoding NADH-quinone oxidoreductase subunit J family protein, with protein sequence MSLAAETHGFLSPTGVEIAFLLVGLVTFGAALVTVTTRQLVHAALWLVVTLGGLAVEYLLLTAEFIAWVQVLIYVGSVVVLLLFGLMLTKAPIGRSPDADSGNRWAALTVAVASAGALIWVVVDAFRTTWINLDGPAAGSTEATGASLFQNWVLPFEALSVLLLAALVGAIVLSRKAKAESSPPPVNSRAVSGGSPSVPDSRNHPIGRKIPTSGTGSAEQEGAR encoded by the coding sequence ATGAGCCTTGCCGCCGAAACCCACGGCTTTCTCTCCCCGACCGGTGTCGAGATCGCCTTCCTGCTCGTCGGCCTGGTCACCTTCGGCGCCGCCCTCGTCACCGTGACCACCCGGCAGCTGGTGCACGCCGCCCTGTGGCTGGTGGTGACCCTCGGTGGCCTCGCCGTCGAATACCTCCTCCTCACCGCCGAGTTCATCGCCTGGGTGCAGGTCCTCATCTACGTCGGCTCCGTCGTCGTTCTCCTCCTCTTCGGTCTGATGCTCACCAAGGCCCCCATCGGCCGCTCCCCGGACGCGGACTCCGGCAACCGCTGGGCCGCCCTCACGGTCGCCGTCGCCTCGGCCGGTGCGTTGATCTGGGTCGTCGTCGACGCCTTCCGTACGACCTGGATCAACCTGGACGGCCCCGCCGCCGGCTCGACCGAGGCCACCGGAGCGAGCCTCTTCCAGAACTGGGTCCTGCCCTTCGAGGCCCTCTCCGTCCTGCTCCTCGCGGCCCTGGTCGGTGCGATCGTCTTGTCCCGCAAGGCGAAGGCGGAGTCGAGCCCGCCCCCTGTGAACTCCCGGGCGGTGTCCGGTGGTTCCCCCTCCGTCCCGGATTCCCGTAATCA
- a CDS encoding 4Fe-4S binding protein, translated as MTKKTVTEQYPDVQPDLPPRTRGVIGLFEENCTVCMLCARECPDWCIYIDSHKETVPPAAPGGRERSRNVLDRFAIDFSLCMYCGICIEVCPFDALFWSPEFEYAETDIRELTHERDKLREWMWTVPAPPALDPAAEEPKEVAAARKTAEKLAAQAAPQEGES; from the coding sequence ATGACGAAGAAGACCGTCACCGAGCAGTACCCCGACGTCCAGCCCGACCTCCCGCCCCGCACCCGCGGGGTCATCGGCCTGTTCGAGGAGAACTGCACGGTCTGCATGCTGTGTGCGCGGGAGTGCCCGGACTGGTGCATCTACATCGACTCCCACAAGGAGACGGTGCCGCCCGCCGCCCCCGGCGGCCGCGAGCGCAGCCGCAACGTCCTCGACCGCTTCGCCATCGACTTCTCCCTGTGCATGTACTGCGGTATCTGCATCGAGGTCTGTCCTTTCGACGCGCTGTTCTGGTCCCCGGAGTTCGAGTACGCCGAGACCGACATCCGCGAGCTCACCCACGAACGCGACAAGCTCCGCGAGTGGATGTGGACCGTCCCGGCCCCGCCCGCCCTCGACCCCGCCGCCGAGGAGCCGAAGGAGGTCGCCGCCGCCCGTAAGACCGCCGAGAAGCTGGCTGCCCAGGCGGCACCGCAGGAGGGGGAGTCATGA